The Candidatus Palauibacter australiensis nucleotide sequence TGCCCGCCTCCCTGCGGCGGAGGGTCGCGGCGCACGCCCGGGTCGACGACGCGCTGTCGGCGGAGGGCATCCACACCGGGCTGCGCCGGCTCTCCGGCGAACTCGGCGGCATCGACCGTCTCCTAGGCGCGCTCGAGGAGCTGCAGGTACCGCTCGGCGAACTGCGAGACGCCCTCGGAATCGAAGGGATGGGCGCGGGGGCGGCGCGCAACTTCCGCGACAAGTCCCGCATGAAGGACGTGCTGCGGGCGCACGGCCTGCCCTGCGCCCGGCACGCGCTGGTCCGGGACGAGGCCGAGGCGGTGGCCTTCGCGGACGCGACGGGCTTCCCGCTCATCGTGAAGCCGCCGGCCGGCTCCGGCGCCCGCGGCACATTCCGCGTCGAAACGACGGCGCAGTTGCGCACGGCGATCGCGATGTCGCGGCCGAGCGCCGAGCGGCCGACGCTCATCGAGGAGTTCGTCGTCGGCGAGGAACACTCCTTCGACGCGGTCTCGATCGGCGGACGCGTCGTCTGGCATTCGATCAACCACTACCTGCCTTCGCCGCTCGAGGTGCTGCGCGAGCCGTGGATCCAGTGGTGCGTCCTCCTTCCGCGGGAGGTCGACTCGCCCCGGTACGACGAGATCCGGCGCGTCGCCGGACCCGCGCTCGATGCGCTCGGGATGGAGACGGGGCTGAGCCACATGGAGTGGTTCCGGCGGCCCGACGGTCCGGTGGCGATCTCCGAAGTCGGGGCCCGGCCGCCCGGCGCACAGTTCGTCACGCTGATCTCGCAGGCGCACGACGTCGACCTTTACCGGGCCTGGGCCCGCCTCCTGATCTTCGACGAGTTCGACCCGCCGCCCCGCCCGTACGCGGCCGGCGCGGCCTATCTCCGGGGACAGGGCCGGGGCTCCGTGCGGCGGGTGGCCGGGATCGAGGAGATCGCGAAGGAACTCGGGCCGCTCTGCGTCGAATGGCGCCTTCCCCGCGCGGGACAGCCGCAGAGCGCGTCCTACGAGGGAGAGGGCTACATCATCGTCCGCCACCCGCGCACCGAGGTCGTCGAGGAGGCGCTGGAGCGGATCATCACCCGCGTGCGGGTGGAACTCGCCACGTGACGAAACAGCTCACACGTAACGGAACAACACAACGGACCATGAACGTATTGATGATTTCGCCGGGCTACCCGGCCGAGATGACCTGGTTCACGCGCGGGCTCGCGGAGGTAGGAGCGAACGTCATCGGCCTGGGCGATCAGCCCGGGGCGGCGCTGCCCGAGATCGCCCGGGCGAGCGTGTCCGACCACCTGCAGGTGAGATC carries:
- a CDS encoding ATP-grasp domain-containing protein, with protein sequence MPNVAFVAPFYLPATLRFLEAAAGLAGVRLGVVTQEPLERMPASLRRRVAAHARVDDALSAEGIHTGLRRLSGELGGIDRLLGALEELQVPLGELRDALGIEGMGAGAARNFRDKSRMKDVLRAHGLPCARHALVRDEAEAVAFADATGFPLIVKPPAGSGARGTFRVETTAQLRTAIAMSRPSAERPTLIEEFVVGEEHSFDAVSIGGRVVWHSINHYLPSPLEVLREPWIQWCVLLPREVDSPRYDEIRRVAGPALDALGMETGLSHMEWFRRPDGPVAISEVGARPPGAQFVTLISQAHDVDLYRAWARLLIFDEFDPPPRPYAAGAAYLRGQGRGSVRRVAGIEEIAKELGPLCVEWRLPRAGQPQSASYEGEGYIIVRHPRTEVVEEALERIITRVRVELAT